The genomic stretch CGGGCAACAAGAACAGGAGCGCGCGGACCCGCGCCCATCGATCGGAGGCCATCCGCATAGCTGCGGCGAGCGGCACGGCGTAATAACACGCGATGAACGTCCAATACACGAGAATGCGTGGCGCAACGAAGAAGAGTGCATCCAGGACCGCGGCGCGCGGGCTGACCATGTGTCGGACGATGATACCAGCGCTGACCAAGACGACCGACGCCAGATAGATCCACAACGATCCAGCCAGGGCCGCAAGCACCGCTCGCCCGAGCGACCCGCGCGGGTCGAGCTGCGTGAACACCCAGTGGGGCCGCGTCAGTCCGTGGAGCATGTCCACGAGCCCGGCCCCAAGCACCTGGTGCGGCTGCCAGGGGTCAACGCGGTCCATGCGGGCCGGCAGGTATTCGCGCAGGATGCCGCCGTGCCAGTCTTCCGCCGGGAAGGTCAACCCGCACTCCGGGCAGCGCGGCTCCACCTGCGCCCGCAGGTCATAGCGGCAGCGTGGGCAGCTCCGGGGGCGGTCGGCGACAGCGGCCATGTGGGCAGCTTAACCCGCGCAGCAGACGCAGGTCACGGGGGCGCTGCATTGATACGGTCCGGCGTGGGTCGGCGGCACTCCTCGCGGAGGAAGTCATGGCCGGTCACAATACGCGGACAGGCGTGGTTGGGATGGTGCCGGATGTCCGAGGTGGAAGAGTTTCTGAGCGAGCCGCTCAAGCCGCTGGCGGGTACGTTCGATGCCGCCGCGATGGCGACGGGCATGCCGGGGCTTCCGGCCGGTTTTGTGTGGCGCGATCAGCCCTACGCGATCACGGGCGAACTCGAGGCGTGGAAGCACACGTCGGCCGAAGGCGGACGGGCCGGCGGGGAGCGCTACCTCCGAAGGCATTATTACCGGCTACGGATGTCGGACGACAGCGAGTGGACGGTTTACTTCGTCCGGCAGACGCCCCGCGGGGGCTCCCCGAAGACCCGTTGGTTCCTGTATAGTAAGCGTGGCGGAACTCCCTCCGCGGACCGCGGCGGGGTGCCCGCCCCGGTGTAACCGCGCAGCGCCGTGGCCTGAGAGTCCTGCGGCGCCATGTCGTAGAGCTGCGGTAACGGCGATCAGGCGTTCGGAAGCGCCGCCAGGAGACCTGCATGTCGAAACCCACTCGTGTGAACAAACGCGTCACGATCCGGGATGTAGCGCGGGCAGCCGGGGTTTCCGTCGGGGCGGCTTCGACGGCCCTTAGTCAATCGAAGAGCAATGTGGCGCTGAGCCGTGCCACACGGGACCGTGTCTTGCAAGCCGCCCGCGAGCTGCGCTACCGTCCGCTGGCCGCGGCCCGGGCGATGGCCGGCAGTACCTGTCGAACGATCGGGGTACTCGCGACCGAATTCTGCATGATCGGCAGCTTCTACAGCAACGTACTGCGCGGAATTGCGAACGAAGTACAGGCCGCGAACTACGCCCTCGTGCTGAAGACGGTACCGCACAAGCTCGACATGGAGGGGAGCAACATCTTCACCGAGCAGAACATTGACGGTGTTATCATTCCGGCGGATGCCGAAGACCGCACCAAGGCCGCGCTGCTGCACTATGACATTCCGCATGTCTGGCTGAACACCGAGCTGCACCAGCCGATGAATTGCATCCACGTCGACGATGTGCACGACATGGGCCTCGCGATCGACTACCTGGTCGAGCTGGGACACCGCCACATCGGCTACCTGCACCACTACACTGGCGAACGACACCACGTCACCATGAAACGCGAGCGCGGATACGCCGAGGCACTCCGGCGGCATGGCCTGGAGCCGCTTCCGACTTACGATCAGTATCTCGATATCGCGGCGCATGTGGATCTGTATCTTGAAATGCGGCCGCGCGCCACGGCCCTGGTGCTGTACTCCGACGCCATGGCGATCCTCGCCTGCAACGCGCTCGTCAAACGCGGCTTGCGCATTCCAGAAGACATGAGCGTGGTGGGTCACGAGGGGGTCGTACTGCACGAATACGGCTTCTGCCGATTGACTACCGTCAAGGCCCCGGTGGAAGAGCTTGGGCGCCAGGCCGTGCGCATGCTCATGCACCAGATTGAGAACAATGAGCCCGCCCCGTCGCGCTTGCTGTCCGGCACACTCGAGGTCAACCAATCCACCGGACCGCCACCGCAGGCGTAGCGGCGCTGCCTACCTTCGCGGCAGTCGGGTGCGCTCCGCCGGCTCCACGGCCGGTTGCAGACGCGGCGCTACAATCGCTCGGCCGAGTTCCCCTGGAGGATCCGATGCTGGACCGCAGTCTTCTCGCGCGCTCGTTTGCCGCCGGACTTTCCTATGAGCGCTACATCGCCACCGGCACGGCGGAGCAGCAAGCGGCCTGGAAGAAATTTCATGCCCTGGCGGCACTGACCGAGACGCAGCGTGCGCTCGTCGCGGGGTTCACCCGCGAGATGCATGTTTTGGTCGTCTCGGGCATCTGGTGCGGTGACTGCGTGCAGCAATGCCCGCTGTTCGCACACATCGCCGCCGCCAACGAGGAGCGTGTCCGGCTGCGGTTCGTCGATCGCGATGAGCACGGGGAGTTGGCGGGGCACCTGCGGATCAACGCCGGCGCCCGTGTACCGGTGGTGCTGTTCCTGGCGGAAGATGACGAGTTCGTGGCGTTGCTGGGTGACCGCACCCTCGCGCGCTACCGCGCGATCGCAGCGCGGCAACTCGGGCCGTCGTGCCCACTGCCGGGCGCACCACTGCCCGCCAACGAGATCGCTGCCACATTGCAGGACTGGCTCGACGAGTTCGAGCGCGTGCAGTTGCTGCTGCGGCTCTCCGGTCGTCTGCGTCAGAAGTATGCGGACTAACGCCATCGCCTGGTGCCGCCCTTGACGCCAGGGGACCAGCGTACGCCGGCTCCCCCCGACTGCACACCACGCCACCGCGCCATCCAGGGTGGTGCCAGGCAAAGCGCTACCGTGAAGAAGGCCGTCAGCGCCGTAGTCGGACGATGGCCACCGCGCTGAGCAGCAGCGCGAGCGGCGCCGGCTCAGGCACTCTGACCAGCGCAACGGCGTCGATACCGGGGTAGCTCAGGACATCTTGGGTCGCGTTGTAAGGGCTCAGAATCAGATAGGGCAATTCAGCGGCATCCGGAGGCGCCATGAATACCACGGACCTGCCTTCCCAGGCCATATTGCTCAGAGTCGAACTGAGGTAGCCGAGGGGCACGGCATTCTGCATGCTTGCGGAAGGTGCCAGGAACACCTCGAAGCCGCCCATACCCGCCAGCGTGTAAGACGCGTGCAGTTGCGCGGAGAGTTCGTACGACCAACCCGGCACGAGCGGCGCGCTGAGCAATTGCCCAAAGGACTCGGAGACCCCGCTGCCAAAGCACGCCCCCGCCACCCAGCGGTTCCCATCCTGCGCCACCACTCCCGAAAAGTGTCCATATTCACTGGGCCACAACCCGTAGACACCGGATGTGTCATACGTATCGGCACCGGCGTAAATTCCGCTGGTTTGCACCCACTCGTTCGGCAGGATGCCCTGATCGTGATGAGCCCCCGGAACAAGCTCGAAGCTCCCATTGCGGAGCAGATCCGCAGACGCTCCCGAAACCACATACATGACCGCGGCACTCGCCCCGAAGACAAGAAACCGCCACATGGCTCGCCTCCTCCTCCCTGACGCAACGCAAACTCATGTGCAGTCCACACCACACACAGTTTCACCTGCATTGTACCACGAAGGCACATAGAACTGAGAGGAGCCACCCCCGCACTGCATTGGTTCATAGACGCAACGCGACCGCGCCCCCCAACGCGGCGCGGTGCACGTCTGAACCCTTCGAGATGGACATCAGCGCCGGTGCCGGAGGACTGCAGTAGCAACAAGCAACAGCGCGAGCGTCGCTGGCTCGGGCACGATCCGCACGTTGTCGACACCGACGATGTTGCTGCCCTCGTTGATGACGCGTACCTCGATCCAGCCGATGTTCGCGAACAGGTCGGCGAAGCTCGGGCTCACCGGCTCCTGCGTCCATCCGTTCGCCAGCGCCGTGGCGTCATCCCAAGTCGGGTCGAAAACCACGTCGTACTGACCCCAAGCGTTCCCGTCCGGCGTAACCGGACCGAAGTCGTAGTACCAGCCGTTCTCGTCCACATCACGGCGGAAGCGCAGGTGTGCTTCATCCAGCGACGTGTTGAACACGTTCAGGTCGAAACCCGCCCCGTTGATGCCGGCCGCCGCATAGTCGCCAAGAAATCCGGGGGTGACGCTGTTCCGGGTACCGATGTCGAAACCGGTCAACAAATCCTTGCGGATCTGCACGAACCCGTCGGGGTTACCGCCCGCCGCCAAGTGAATCTGCGTGGTGGCGATGGTACTGCCGACGAAACCCTCCGCATCCACATCAAACGTTGCAAGGGTACCGGGAATCGCGCCTGCCGCAGTCCCCACAAACCCAAACACGGCGGCTACGACAGCCATCCGAAGCGAATTGCACGTTCTCACGCATGCACCTCCTGT from Phycisphaerales bacterium encodes the following:
- a CDS encoding thioredoxin family protein translates to MLDRSLLARSFAAGLSYERYIATGTAEQQAAWKKFHALAALTETQRALVAGFTREMHVLVVSGIWCGDCVQQCPLFAHIAAANEERVRLRFVDRDEHGELAGHLRINAGARVPVVLFLAEDDEFVALLGDRTLARYRAIAARQLGPSCPLPGAPLPANEIAATLQDWLDEFERVQLLLRLSGRLRQKYAD
- a CDS encoding cytoplasmic protein, with amino-acid sequence MSEVEEFLSEPLKPLAGTFDAAAMATGMPGLPAGFVWRDQPYAITGELEAWKHTSAEGGRAGGERYLRRHYYRLRMSDDSEWTVYFVRQTPRGGSPKTRWFLYSKRGGTPSADRGGVPAPV
- a CDS encoding PEP-CTERM sorting domain-containing protein (PEP-CTERM proteins occur, often in large numbers, in the proteomes of bacteria that also encode an exosortase, a predicted intramembrane cysteine proteinase. The presence of a PEP-CTERM domain at a protein's C-terminus predicts cleavage within the sorting domain, followed by covalent anchoring to some some component of the (usually Gram-negative) cell surface. Many PEP-CTERM proteins exhibit an unusual sequence composition that includes large numbers of potential glycosylation sites. Expression of one such protein has been shown restore the ability of a bacterium to form floc, a type of biofilm.), which codes for MRTCNSLRMAVVAAVFGFVGTAAGAIPGTLATFDVDAEGFVGSTIATTQIHLAAGGNPDGFVQIRKDLLTGFDIGTRNSVTPGFLGDYAAAGINGAGFDLNVFNTSLDEAHLRFRRDVDENGWYYDFGPVTPDGNAWGQYDVVFDPTWDDATALANGWTQEPVSPSFADLFANIGWIEVRVINEGSNIVGVDNVRIVPEPATLALLLVATAVLRHRR
- a CDS encoding LacI family DNA-binding transcriptional regulator, which codes for MSKPTRVNKRVTIRDVARAAGVSVGAASTALSQSKSNVALSRATRDRVLQAARELRYRPLAAARAMAGSTCRTIGVLATEFCMIGSFYSNVLRGIANEVQAANYALVLKTVPHKLDMEGSNIFTEQNIDGVIIPADAEDRTKAALLHYDIPHVWLNTELHQPMNCIHVDDVHDMGLAIDYLVELGHRHIGYLHHYTGERHHVTMKRERGYAEALRRHGLEPLPTYDQYLDIAAHVDLYLEMRPRATALVLYSDAMAILACNALVKRGLRIPEDMSVVGHEGVVLHEYGFCRLTTVKAPVEELGRQAVRMLMHQIENNEPAPSRLLSGTLEVNQSTGPPPQA